A window of the Cytophagaceae bacterium genome harbors these coding sequences:
- the gcvP gene encoding aminomethyl-transferring glycine dehydrogenase produces the protein MNISLTTTEKFETRHQGKSEKEIANMCKEIGVGSVDELIDQTIPENIRYKMPMNVVGALSESEFLNKIKVLGSKNKVFKSFIGSGYSDTVVPNVVLRNILENPAWYTAYTPYQAEIAQGRLEMLLNFQTIVTDLTGMEISNASLLDEATAAAEAMSMFFAIRKGAKKASNGFFVSENCHPQVIDVVQGRALPLGIKVMVGNLSNFDFQTNDIFGAILQNPDTTGEIRDYTEEIKNLHNADIKVCIGVDLLSLTLFKTPAEMGADVVIGSSQRFGVPMGYGGPHAAFFATKDEFKRQIPGRIIGKSVDAEGNPALRMALQTREQHIRREKATSNICTAQVLLSVMSAAYGIYHGPEGLKNIALKIHGLTKSFANAVQGLDFRVLTKNYFDTITIDIDNNTEIRKIAESKGVNLRYHGTEEISISFDETKNLTDIALLLEIFSEARGEKLVLNLKNDVTANIPDELLRSSKYMLHPVFNSYHTEHEMLRYLKSLESKDLSLVHSMISLGSCTMKLNATAEMIPVTWAEFGSIHPFAPKNQTKGYQEMFEELSGWLSEITGFDAVSLQPNSGAQGELAGLMVIRAYHEAHKNSGRNIALIPSSAHGTNPASAVMAGMKVVVVSCDEKGNIDVQDLKNKAAEHAEDLSCLMVTYPSTHGVFEETIVEICEIIHQYGGKVYMDGANMNAQVGLTSPGKIGADVCHLNLHKTFAIPHGGGGPGMGPICVKSDLAPYLPGNAVIETGGEKSIHGISAAPWGSASVLPISYAYINMMGGIGLTNATKLAIFNANYMKSRLEKHFPILYTGANGRCAHEMIVDCREFKSTAGVEVEDIAKRLMDYGYHAPTVSFPVAGTLMIEPTESESQTELDKFCDALIAIRAEIAEIEAGKFDKENNVLVNAPHTMRVVMSDNWTRPYSREKAAFPADHLRFNKFWPAVSRIDSAYGDRNLVCACDPVESYA, from the coding sequence ATGAATATTAGTCTTACTACTACAGAAAAATTTGAAACCAGACACCAGGGCAAATCAGAAAAAGAGATTGCGAACATGTGCAAGGAAATTGGAGTTGGGTCGGTGGATGAATTGATTGATCAAACAATTCCAGAAAACATCAGATACAAAATGCCAATGAATGTAGTAGGGGCTTTGTCAGAGAGTGAGTTTTTAAACAAAATAAAAGTTTTAGGTAGCAAGAATAAAGTTTTCAAAAGTTTTATAGGCTCTGGGTATTCTGATACTGTGGTACCCAATGTGGTTTTGAGGAATATTCTTGAAAATCCCGCCTGGTACACAGCTTATACACCCTATCAGGCAGAAATCGCCCAGGGGCGTCTTGAGATGTTGCTCAATTTCCAAACTATTGTCACTGATTTGACGGGAATGGAGATTTCTAACGCTTCACTACTTGATGAAGCTACCGCAGCAGCAGAAGCCATGTCGATGTTTTTTGCAATAAGAAAAGGGGCGAAAAAGGCATCAAATGGTTTTTTTGTTTCTGAGAATTGTCATCCGCAGGTTATTGATGTTGTGCAGGGAAGGGCATTACCATTGGGCATAAAAGTGATGGTTGGTAACCTTAGCAATTTTGATTTTCAAACCAATGATATTTTTGGTGCGATTTTACAAAATCCTGATACCACCGGTGAAATTAGAGATTATACTGAAGAAATAAAGAATTTGCATAATGCAGACATAAAGGTTTGTATAGGGGTGGATTTGCTTTCGCTTACGCTATTTAAAACTCCTGCCGAAATGGGGGCAGATGTCGTCATAGGTTCATCGCAACGATTTGGTGTCCCAATGGGTTATGGTGGGCCTCATGCCGCTTTTTTTGCTACAAAAGATGAGTTTAAAAGACAAATTCCCGGACGTATAATCGGGAAATCTGTTGATGCTGAAGGAAATCCGGCACTTAGGATGGCTCTTCAAACACGCGAACAACACATTCGACGTGAAAAAGCCACTTCTAATATATGTACAGCTCAGGTTTTGCTTTCTGTGATGTCAGCAGCTTATGGAATTTATCACGGCCCGGAAGGTTTGAAAAACATTGCTTTGAAAATTCACGGTTTGACAAAATCATTTGCAAACGCTGTTCAGGGTTTAGATTTTAGAGTTTTGACCAAAAATTATTTTGACACCATCACTATTGATATTGACAACAATACTGAAATCAGAAAGATTGCTGAATCTAAAGGTGTAAATCTCAGATACCATGGCACCGAAGAAATTAGTATTTCATTTGACGAAACCAAAAACCTTACGGATATCGCATTGTTGCTTGAAATATTCAGTGAAGCAAGAGGTGAAAAATTGGTGCTGAATCTGAAAAATGATGTTACCGCAAATATTCCGGATGAACTCCTTAGGTCTTCAAAATATATGCTTCATCCGGTTTTTAACAGTTATCATACTGAACATGAAATGCTCAGGTATCTGAAAAGTCTGGAAAGTAAAGATTTGTCTTTGGTTCATTCGATGATTTCTCTGGGAAGCTGTACAATGAAACTCAACGCTACCGCTGAAATGATCCCGGTAACCTGGGCTGAATTTGGAAGCATACACCCATTTGCACCAAAAAATCAGACCAAAGGGTATCAGGAAATGTTTGAGGAGCTGTCAGGATGGCTTTCAGAAATAACAGGATTTGATGCAGTTTCTCTTCAGCCCAATTCCGGTGCTCAGGGCGAACTGGCCGGTTTAATGGTTATCAGGGCATATCACGAAGCTCATAAAAATTCAGGAAGAAATATAGCCTTAATTCCATCATCGGCACATGGTACCAATCCCGCGTCGGCGGTTATGGCAGGAATGAAAGTAGTGGTGGTAAGTTGTGATGAAAAAGGTAATATTGACGTACAAGACCTTAAAAACAAAGCAGCTGAGCATGCCGAAGATTTATCTTGTTTGATGGTCACCTATCCTTCTACACACGGAGTATTTGAAGAAACCATTGTTGAGATTTGTGAAATAATACATCAATATGGTGGTAAGGTTTACATGGATGGTGCCAATATGAATGCCCAGGTTGGTCTTACATCTCCAGGAAAAATTGGAGCTGATGTTTGCCACCTTAATTTGCACAAAACCTTTGCCATACCTCATGGAGGAGGCGGACCCGGAATGGGACCCATTTGTGTTAAATCTGATTTAGCACCTTATCTTCCGGGCAATGCTGTGATAGAAACCGGGGGTGAAAAATCTATTCATGGAATTTCGGCGGCTCCATGGGGAAGTGCAAGTGTGTTACCTATTTCTTATGCTTATATCAATATGATGGGTGGCATAGGACTTACCAACGCAACCAAACTTGCGATTTTCAATGCCAACTATATGAAGTCCAGGCTTGAAAAGCATTTCCCAATATTATATACGGGAGCCAATGGACGCTGTGCACACGAGATGATTGTGGATTGCAGAGAATTTAAGTCAACTGCAGGAGTAGAGGTTGAAGACATCGCAAAGCGTTTGATGGACTATGGGTATCATGCACCTACTGTGTCATTTCCCGTAGCCGGAACGCTAATGATTGAACCGACTGAATCCGAATCTCAAACAGAATTGGATAAATTCTGTGATGCATTGATTGCTATTAGGGCAGAAATAGCTGAAATAGAGGCTGGAAAGTTTGACAAAGAAAACAACGTGTTGGTTAATGCACCTCACACTATGAGAGTGGTGATGTCTGACAACTGGACCCGTCCATATAGTCGCGAAAAAGCAGCTTTCCCTGCAGATCATTTAAGATTTAACAAGTTTTGGCCGGCTGTAAGCAGGATTGATTCTGCTTATGGTGACCGTAATCTGGTTTGTGCTTGTGATCCGGTAGAATCTTATGCCTGA
- a CDS encoding redoxin family protein, with the protein MNRIKFLLIGMGIFLFSCSGNSQKNMDAKQFSDKLAATTSPQLIDVRTPGEFASGHIKGAVNLPINRSDFRSGVAGLDKSKPVFLYCLSGSRSSSAMGYLMQIGFKEVYNLQRGTLSWQSAGLALESSSSPSSNPTMTLAQLKGLSANNKTILVDFYAEWCGPCKKMEPFLAEIAKEKAGQVQVVRVDVDANPALAQELKIEAIPYLQVYKNQNVTWSNIGLVSKDDVVKNL; encoded by the coding sequence ATGAATAGAATCAAGTTTTTATTGATTGGAATGGGAATCTTCCTGTTTAGTTGCTCAGGAAACAGCCAAAAAAACATGGATGCCAAACAATTTTCTGATAAATTGGCAGCAACAACTTCCCCACAATTGATCGACGTCAGAACCCCCGGTGAATTTGCCTCTGGTCATATCAAAGGTGCAGTGAATCTTCCTATCAACCGTAGTGATTTCCGAAGCGGAGTTGCGGGTCTGGATAAATCAAAACCTGTGTTTTTGTATTGTCTGAGTGGTTCAAGAAGTTCTTCGGCGATGGGTTATCTAATGCAAATTGGGTTTAAGGAGGTTTATAATTTACAAAGAGGTACTTTGAGCTGGCAGTCTGCCGGATTGGCTCTCGAAAGCAGTTCTTCTCCGTCATCAAATCCTACAATGACTTTGGCCCAATTGAAAGGACTTTCAGCAAATAACAAAACCATTTTGGTTGATTTTTATGCCGAATGGTGTGGACCTTGCAAAAAAATGGAGCCTTTTCTTGCTGAAATAGCCAAAGAAAAAGCAGGACAGGTTCAAGTCGTAAGAGTCGATGTGGATGCCAACCCGGCATTGGCACAGGAACTTAAAATTGAGGCTATACCTTACTTGCAAGTATATAAAAATCAAAATGTTACCTGGTCAAATATTGGTTTGGTTTCCAAAGATGATGTGGTAAAAAATCTGTAA
- a CDS encoding nuclear transport factor 2 family protein — protein MIKNREQVELFFEAFQRKDYKTMQHCYAHYAHFYDPAFEHLNGFEVGKMWEMLLKNSGDLEVEFKIIGEKEHRVFATWEARYTFRLTGNKVLNKISSEFFLENGKIINHTDSFNFYKWAMQAFGMKGRLLGWTDFFKQKVRKTAQGNLQKYISGIN, from the coding sequence ATGATTAAGAATAGGGAACAAGTCGAACTTTTTTTTGAGGCATTTCAAAGAAAAGATTACAAAACAATGCAGCATTGCTATGCCCATTATGCTCATTTTTATGATCCTGCTTTTGAGCATCTTAACGGTTTTGAGGTTGGCAAAATGTGGGAAATGTTACTAAAAAATTCTGGTGATTTGGAAGTTGAATTCAAAATTATTGGTGAAAAGGAACACAGGGTATTTGCTACATGGGAGGCTCGTTATACATTTAGACTTACCGGAAATAAAGTTCTGAATAAAATCAGTTCCGAATTTTTCCTGGAAAATGGAAAAATAATCAATCATACCGATAGTTTTAATTTCTATAAATGGGCTATGCAGGCATTCGGAATGAAAGGAAGATTATTGGGTTGGACCGATTTCTTTAAACAAAAAGTAAGAAAAACTGCACAGGGAAATCTCCAAAAGTATATTTCCGGCATTAATTAA
- a CDS encoding cupin-like domain-containing protein, translating to MITDTKNPIDLSGHIDVVENITREEFQLKYMKPQRPVIIRHLYGKNAKVYNWTFDYFEKALGHIDVGVFDDESESRKDDRSYKNAPKTMKFGDYLKLIQEKPTTKRLFLFNVFKHKKELHNHFKFPDIADKVLTFLPLAFFGGQGAITRIHRDMDNSCVFLTELAGYKRVVLFDPKYSALLYQYPFSTHTSIDVNNPDFEKYPGLKYVQGIDCTIGPGDTIFMPAGWWHHIEYSTAGLGFAVRSLSPHISDRLLGFWQVAIMTHIDELMNRILGDRWFNWKKSNARKKAEVLIQREKYKFL from the coding sequence ATGATTACTGACACTAAAAATCCAATTGACCTTAGTGGTCATATTGATGTAGTAGAGAACATCACACGAGAGGAGTTTCAGTTAAAATACATGAAGCCTCAAAGGCCTGTCATAATAAGGCATCTCTACGGAAAAAACGCAAAAGTTTACAACTGGACTTTCGATTATTTCGAAAAAGCGTTGGGCCACATTGATGTGGGAGTGTTCGACGACGAGTCAGAAAGCCGAAAAGACGACCGCAGTTACAAAAACGCTCCAAAAACAATGAAATTTGGGGACTACCTCAAATTGATTCAGGAAAAGCCTACCACGAAAAGGTTGTTTTTATTCAATGTTTTTAAACACAAAAAAGAACTTCACAACCATTTTAAGTTTCCTGACATTGCCGACAAAGTGCTCACCTTTCTTCCTTTAGCGTTTTTTGGTGGCCAGGGTGCCATTACCCGTATTCATCGGGATATGGACAATAGTTGCGTATTTCTGACCGAACTAGCCGGTTACAAAAGAGTGGTGCTATTTGACCCAAAATATTCCGCTTTACTTTACCAATATCCTTTTTCAACCCATACTTCTATCGATGTCAATAATCCAGACTTTGAAAAATATCCCGGTCTGAAATATGTTCAGGGGATTGATTGCACCATTGGGCCTGGAGATACTATTTTTATGCCTGCCGGGTGGTGGCATCATATCGAATATTCTACCGCCGGTCTTGGGTTTGCCGTGAGGTCGCTGAGTCCTCATATTTCTGACCGATTACTTGGATTCTGGCAGGTAGCCATCATGACGCATATCGACGAATTAATGAATAGAATCTTGGGAGACAGGTGGTTTAACTGGAAAAAAAGTAATGCCCGAAAAAAAGCCGAGGTGTTAATTCAAAGAGAAAAATACAAATTTTTATAA
- a CDS encoding aminodeoxychorismate synthase component I, which yields MLNKKNTVEKMNKLGREKCPFFFLISFDQNENIILPISEIDSDFLKYKLETENGVLSNFSPKKSENNFGIFPQFSEFEKYQSAFNYVQDQIHFGNSFLVNLTLSNPVKISDELDDLVYNINSKYILWLKNQFLCFSPESFVEVDKNGKISSFPMKGTINADIENARNIILNDQKEFFEHTTIVDLIRNDLSQIASKVWVERFRFIDEIKKENGQKLFQVSSEVCGFLPEDWKESIGDWFMKLLPAGSITGAPKDKTCQIIKTAESSLHQNGSRGYYTGVFGIFDGERLTSAVAIRFIEKKDNTLIYKSGGGITARSEAEKEFEEAKQKIYVPVF from the coding sequence ATTTTGAATAAAAAAAATACGGTTGAAAAAATGAATAAATTAGGGCGTGAAAAATGCCCTTTTTTCTTTTTGATTAGTTTTGATCAGAATGAGAATATTATTTTACCCATTTCAGAGATAGATTCAGATTTTTTGAAATATAAATTAGAAACAGAAAATGGTGTTCTGAGTAATTTTTCACCAAAAAAATCAGAAAATAACTTCGGGATTTTTCCACAATTCTCAGAATTTGAAAAGTACCAATCAGCATTTAACTATGTTCAGGATCAGATACATTTTGGAAATAGTTTTCTGGTTAATCTTACCCTTTCAAATCCGGTAAAAATCTCCGATGAGCTGGATGATTTGGTATATAATATCAACTCAAAATATATTTTATGGTTAAAAAATCAATTTTTGTGTTTTTCGCCTGAATCATTTGTAGAGGTTGACAAAAATGGCAAGATTTCTTCTTTCCCGATGAAAGGTACCATAAATGCGGATATAGAAAATGCCCGAAACATTATTTTGAACGACCAGAAAGAATTTTTTGAACATACAACCATTGTTGATTTAATTAGAAATGACCTCAGTCAGATCGCTTCCAAAGTTTGGGTTGAGCGTTTCAGATTTATTGATGAAATAAAAAAAGAAAACGGACAGAAACTTTTTCAGGTCAGTAGTGAGGTTTGTGGTTTTTTGCCCGAGGATTGGAAGGAAAGTATAGGGGATTGGTTTATGAAATTGCTGCCGGCTGGCTCTATCACCGGGGCACCCAAAGACAAAACTTGTCAAATTATTAAAACCGCTGAAAGTTCTTTGCATCAGAATGGCAGCAGGGGGTATTATACTGGTGTATTTGGTATATTTGATGGAGAAAGGCTCACATCAGCAGTTGCCATAAGATTTATTGAAAAAAAAGATAACACCCTGATTTATAAAAGCGGGGGAGGGATTACCGCCCGAAGTGAGGCTGAGAAAGAATTTGAGGAAGCAAAACAAAAAATTTATGTTCCGGTTTTTTGA
- the metX gene encoding homoserine O-acetyltransferase: MVNNHLVKFEEPFHLENGEWLPEVEIAYTTYGQLNADKSNVVWVCHAFTGNANPSDWWSGLIGEKRLFNPKEYFVICANVLGSHYGSTNALSVNPLTGKNYYHDFPFLTIRDVVSAHILLRKHLQIENVAYLLGGSLGGQQALEWAIMEPEVIKKQVLFSTNAMHSPWGIAFNESQRMAIANDPTWQNNTPDSGMEGMKVARAIALLSYRNYDTYNRTQSRDGGQIDFFRANTYQNYQGEKLLRRFNAYSYWILSKMFDSHDVGRNRGGLATAMAEVKAKTLVIGITSDILFPPVEQRKIAELIPGSSYREIDSTYGHDGFLIEFEAMTQAIKDWDK, from the coding sequence ATGGTAAATAACCATCTGGTAAAATTTGAGGAACCGTTTCATCTCGAAAATGGGGAGTGGTTGCCCGAAGTCGAAATAGCTTATACCACTTATGGACAACTCAATGCTGATAAATCTAATGTGGTCTGGGTTTGTCATGCATTTACAGGTAATGCCAATCCATCAGATTGGTGGAGTGGGCTCATAGGCGAAAAGAGACTTTTTAATCCCAAAGAATACTTTGTGATTTGTGCCAATGTGCTGGGTTCACATTATGGAAGTACCAATGCACTGAGTGTGAACCCATTGACAGGGAAAAACTATTACCATGATTTCCCCTTTCTTACCATCAGAGATGTGGTTTCTGCCCATATTCTTTTGAGGAAACATCTGCAAATCGAAAATGTGGCCTATCTTTTAGGAGGTTCTTTAGGCGGGCAACAAGCTTTGGAATGGGCAATTATGGAGCCCGAAGTTATTAAAAAACAGGTTTTGTTTTCGACCAACGCCATGCACTCGCCTTGGGGAATCGCATTCAATGAAAGTCAACGTATGGCAATAGCGAACGACCCAACCTGGCAAAACAATACGCCTGACTCAGGAATGGAAGGGATGAAAGTGGCCCGGGCTATAGCATTGTTGTCATACCGCAACTACGATACTTACAATAGGACCCAATCCCGTGATGGTGGACAGATTGACTTTTTCAGAGCTAATACCTATCAGAATTATCAGGGCGAAAAACTTTTGAGGAGGTTTAATGCCTATTCTTACTGGATACTTTCCAAAATGTTTGACTCACATGATGTTGGGAGAAACAGAGGAGGTCTGGCTACAGCCATGGCCGAAGTAAAAGCAAAAACGCTGGTTATAGGAATTACTTCTGATATTTTATTTCCACCCGTAGAGCAGAGAAAGATTGCTGAACTGATACCCGGCTCAAGTTATCGCGAAATTGACTCCACCTACGGTCATGATGGCTTTTTGATCGAATTTGAAGCCATGACTCAGGCTATCAAAGATTGGGATAAATAA
- a CDS encoding aminotransferase class IV — protein MPLINFHSERLNATMEVHFEEFAKIDLSKIITIPCDCKSGIYKVKVTYGRFIESIEFQEYELKPHRKVKIIEDNNIDYRYKSVERTSLNSFLIENPDFDDVIFIKNGLLTDASYSNIALFDGKNWFTPESCLLEGVKRRSLLESGKIKKKEIRVNDLHDFSKIAFINAMRDFEMTYNFQIENENMFLNLTQEK, from the coding sequence ATGCCTCTCATAAACTTTCACTCAGAAAGATTGAATGCTACTATGGAAGTCCATTTTGAGGAATTTGCAAAAATTGATTTGAGTAAAATAATAACAATTCCATGTGATTGCAAATCAGGTATTTACAAGGTGAAGGTAACTTATGGAAGATTCATTGAGTCTATCGAGTTTCAGGAATATGAATTGAAACCTCACAGGAAAGTTAAAATTATAGAAGACAATAATATCGATTACCGGTATAAAAGTGTAGAAAGAACATCATTGAATAGTTTTTTAATTGAAAACCCCGATTTTGATGATGTGATTTTTATAAAAAATGGCCTTTTGACCGATGCTTCTTATTCCAATATTGCCCTTTTTGACGGTAAAAACTGGTTTACGCCTGAAAGCTGCCTTTTGGAAGGTGTAAAAAGAAGAAGTCTTTTGGAATCAGGTAAAATCAAAAAAAAGGAAATTAGGGTTAATGATTTGCACGATTTTTCGAAAATTGCATTTATCAATGCCATGAGAGATTTTGAAATGACCTATAATTTTCAAATAGAAAACGAAAATATGTTTTTAAATCTGACACAGGAAAAATAA